The proteins below are encoded in one region of Methanobrevibacter sp.:
- a CDS encoding PD-(D/E)XK nuclease family protein, translating into MKLSKSKVNTYLKCPLEFKFQYIDEIEVPQNKYMALGSDVHLVAEKFAEKFGDDLDDINIDNELLKIAHDEDIGYDLTEHLDNLGSFFKRIFVENKYKLFSQEEYLIDEDHRFSGICDIILEDENGELIVIDYKTSKSSSFSKYRRELCYYKLLVENVYGKTVSQVGVYFTKNDKLRLLEICDEENKRKYLNDDEIKEAVETMYKVRREINNENFPAKRQYLCRFCTYRHICKGY; encoded by the coding sequence ATGAAATTATCAAAGTCAAAAGTCAACACATATCTAAAATGCCCCCTTGAATTTAAATTTCAATATATTGATGAAATTGAAGTTCCTCAAAACAAGTACATGGCTCTTGGAAGCGATGTTCATTTAGTAGCTGAAAAATTCGCTGAAAAATTTGGTGATGACCTAGATGATATAAATATCGACAATGAACTCCTAAAAATCGCCCATGATGAAGATATTGGATATGACTTGACTGAACATCTTGATAATTTAGGATCTTTTTTTAAAAGAATATTTGTTGAAAACAAATATAAGCTATTTTCACAGGAAGAATACTTAATTGATGAAGACCATCGTTTTTCTGGAATCTGCGACATAATTCTAGAAGATGAAAATGGAGAACTAATTGTTATTGATTATAAAACTTCAAAATCCAGTTCTTTTTCAAAATATCGCCGTGAACTATGCTATTACAAATTGCTTGTTGAAAATGTATATGGAAAAACAGTTTCACAAGTTGGAGTATACTTTACAAAAAATGATAAATTAAGACTGCTCGAAATTTGCGATGAAGAAAACAAGCGCAAATACTTAAATGACGATGAAATAAAAGAAGCAGTTGAAACAATGTATAAAGTTAGAAGAGAAATTAATAATGAAAATTTCCCTGCAAAAAGACAATATTTATGCAGATTCTGCACTTACAGACATATCTGCAAAGGATATTGA
- a CDS encoding flavodoxin family protein, with translation MKIVALQGSPRKGGNCDVLMDEMIKGIEENGGEVVKYYLEDQEIAPCKACMYCAENPECVRADDGHKILDEMIEADGVIFATPIYYGQMSAQGKLIIDRFYSIGQNPDKSLSGKAALIFTENQPEHTYDTYIELTKASPFGFMGYEVIGHVDAGSAGPAGIVAEEQENKLKEAYELGLKF, from the coding sequence ATGAAAATTGTAGCACTTCAAGGAAGTCCACGTAAAGGCGGAAATTGTGATGTATTAATGGATGAAATGATTAAAGGTATTGAAGAAAACGGTGGAGAAGTTGTCAAATACTATTTAGAAGATCAAGAAATCGCTCCATGTAAAGCATGTATGTACTGTGCTGAAAATCCTGAATGTGTACGTGCAGATGATGGACACAAAATTTTGGATGAAATGATTGAAGCTGATGGTGTAATATTTGCAACTCCTATCTACTACGGACAAATGTCTGCTCAAGGTAAATTAATCATTGACCGTTTCTACAGCATTGGTCAAAACCCAGATAAAAGCTTATCTGGTAAAGCAGCATTAATCTTTACTGAAAACCAACCTGAACACACATATGACACATACATTGAACTTACCAAAGCATCTCCATTCGGATTCATGGGATATGAAGTAATTGGTCATGTTGACGCAGGTAGTGCTGGTCCTGCAGGTATCGTTGCTGAAGAACAAGAAAACAAATTGAAAGAAGCTTACGAACTTGGTTTAAAATTCTAA
- a CDS encoding NUDIX domain-containing protein yields MSTKWGLTIRGICEFNDKILLLKIRSHSSHDAEKWEIPGGKVKKSEFFDDALKREYAEETGLEIDIKELHAVVRKDYTTCKTKEEIKSIQLVMNVTCDSDVVKISREHDDYGWFSLEEIDKMIADELLTQPAIEAFKN; encoded by the coding sequence ATGAGTACTAAATGGGGATTAACCATAAGAGGAATCTGTGAATTCAATGATAAAATTCTACTTTTAAAAATCAGATCTCATTCATCACATGATGCTGAAAAATGGGAGATTCCTGGTGGTAAAGTTAAAAAATCAGAATTCTTTGATGATGCTCTAAAAAGAGAATATGCAGAAGAAACTGGTCTTGAAATTGATATTAAAGAACTTCATGCAGTAGTTAGAAAAGATTACACTACATGTAAGACAAAAGAAGAAATTAAATCAATTCAATTAGTTATGAATGTTACCTGCGATAGTGATGTAGTGAAAATAAGCAGGGAACATGATGATTATGGTTGGTTTTCTTTAGAGGAAATAGATAAAATGATTGCTGATGAATTATTAACTCAACCAGCAATTGAAGCATTTAAAAATTAA
- a CDS encoding 4Fe-4S binding protein, with translation MGLFSFFKRDKKEIVEECHIDINEDSCDGCEKCGIACPNNVFVMVDDVATVRDSQVCKSCKVCMAICPNDCITVN, from the coding sequence ATGGGATTATTTTCATTTTTTAAGAGAGATAAGAAAGAGATAGTTGAAGAATGTCATATTGACATTAACGAGGATAGCTGTGATGGCTGTGAAAAATGTGGCATTGCATGTCCAAACAATGTTTTTGTGATGGTGGATGATGTCGCTACTGTGCGTGACTCTCAAGTCTGCAAAAGCTGCAAAGTCTGTATGGCAATTTGTCCTAATGACTGTATAACAGTTAACTAG
- a CDS encoding pyridoxamine 5'-phosphate oxidase family protein, which translates to MFRQMRRVKQQLSQDECVEILTNEPRGVLALLGDNDYPYAVPMDHVYVDGKIYFHGAQKGHKKDAIENYPKVSYCVIDEGVMEDGNWWYTFKSVIVFGKIRILTDIDEKKEKLTDLGDKFFPTHDYTIEEVNKFLNKTEVFELEIEHMSGKFVREK; encoded by the coding sequence ATGTTTAGACAAATGAGAAGGGTAAAACAGCAACTTTCACAAGATGAATGTGTTGAAATATTAACCAATGAGCCTCGTGGAGTATTGGCATTGCTTGGGGATAATGATTATCCCTATGCAGTTCCAATGGATCATGTATATGTTGATGGTAAAATTTACTTTCATGGAGCTCAAAAAGGCCATAAGAAGGATGCAATAGAAAATTACCCTAAGGTTTCTTATTGTGTAATTGATGAAGGTGTTATGGAAGATGGAAACTGGTGGTACACATTTAAAAGTGTAATTGTTTTTGGTAAAATCAGGATCTTAACTGATATTGATGAGAAAAAGGAAAAACTGACTGATCTTGGGGATAAGTTCTTTCCAACTCATGATTATACAATTGAAGAAGTTAACAAATTCCTAAATAAAACTGAAGTTTTTGAACTTGAAATTGAGCATATGAGTGGTAAATTCGTACGTGAAAAATAG
- the sstT gene encoding serine/threonine transporter SstT, whose translation MKWTESSLILKIVIGAIIGAILGVFVPDWTVIAFPGELFVNALKAIAPILVFVLVISAIANAKSGIGPRFKTVIGLYLFSTFLAALVAVTVSYLFPVTMHLTAASTEAAPGGLGEVMYTLISSIFVNPIDLLAQGQYLGILFWSVVLGLALKSVASSNTKDILSDFSKAITKIVQGIIQCAPFGVMGLVFKSVSESGLGIFTQYGQLLLLLVTCIALVAFVTDPLISGIILKRNPYPLVLTCLKESGITAFFSRSSAANIPINMNLCERLGLDEDFFSVTIPLGATINMEGAAVTISVMTLAVCHTMGINVPFPIAIALCVLSTLGAYGASGVAGGSLLLIPMACSLFGISADVSMQAVAVGFIIGVVQDSCETALNSAGDALFSATAEYHDRMKRGVPVNFLGEFAKKGD comes from the coding sequence ATGAAATGGACAGAATCAAGTCTTATTTTAAAAATTGTTATTGGTGCAATTATTGGTGCAATTCTGGGAGTTTTTGTTCCTGATTGGACAGTAATTGCTTTTCCTGGTGAATTATTTGTAAATGCTCTTAAGGCTATTGCTCCTATTTTAGTATTTGTTTTGGTTATATCTGCTATTGCCAATGCAAAAAGTGGTATAGGGCCTAGATTTAAAACTGTTATTGGACTTTATTTGTTTAGTACATTTTTAGCTGCTCTTGTTGCGGTTACTGTTAGCTATTTGTTCCCTGTTACTATGCATCTTACAGCTGCTAGTACTGAAGCAGCACCTGGAGGTCTTGGTGAAGTGATGTATACTTTGATTTCAAGTATATTTGTAAATCCGATTGATTTGCTTGCTCAAGGTCAGTATTTAGGAATATTGTTTTGGTCAGTTGTATTAGGATTAGCTCTTAAAAGTGTTGCAAGTTCAAATACAAAAGATATTTTATCAGATTTCAGTAAGGCAATTACTAAAATTGTACAGGGAATTATTCAATGCGCTCCTTTTGGGGTTATGGGATTAGTATTTAAATCTGTTAGTGAAAGTGGTTTGGGTATTTTCACTCAATATGGACAATTATTATTGCTTCTTGTAACCTGTATTGCGTTGGTTGCATTTGTAACTGATCCATTGATTTCTGGAATTATTTTAAAACGTAATCCTTATCCATTGGTTTTAACATGTTTAAAAGAAAGTGGTATTACAGCATTTTTCTCAAGAAGTTCTGCAGCCAATATTCCAATTAATATGAATTTATGTGAACGTTTGGGACTTGATGAGGATTTCTTTTCAGTTACTATTCCTTTAGGTGCAACAATTAACATGGAAGGTGCAGCTGTAACAATTTCAGTCATGACTCTTGCTGTTTGTCATACTATGGGGATAAATGTGCCTTTCCCAATTGCAATTGCTTTATGTGTTCTCTCAACATTGGGTGCATATGGTGCATCAGGAGTTGCTGGAGGTTCATTATTGCTCATTCCAATGGCATGTTCATTGTTTGGAATTAGTGCGGATGTTTCAATGCAGGCTGTTGCAGTTGGATTTATCATTGGTGTTGTACAGGATTCATGTGAAACTGCTTTAAATTCAGCAGGTGATGCATTGTTCTCCGCAACTGCTGAGTATCATGATCGTATGAAAAGAGGAGTTCCAGTTAATTTCTTAGGAGAATTTGCAAAAAAAGGTGATTAA
- the dtd gene encoding D-aminoacyl-tRNA deacylase: MRLVVQRVTNASVEVDEKIIGEIDEGLMVLVGFGENDTEKEADYLSKKLLKLRIFQDENGRMNKSVKDIGGKLLLVPQFTLYASTKKNRPSFHKALSPDIATGLFDYFTEKCAEEIIVETGEFGAYMKVDLLNNGPVTILLEKEADE, encoded by the coding sequence ATGAGGTTAGTTGTTCAAAGAGTTACAAATGCAAGTGTTGAAGTTGATGAAAAAATTATTGGTGAAATTGATGAAGGATTGATGGTTTTAGTCGGTTTTGGAGAAAATGATACTGAAAAAGAAGCAGATTATCTTTCAAAAAAACTTTTGAAATTAAGGATATTTCAGGATGAAAATGGTCGCATGAACAAATCAGTTAAAGATATTGGTGGTAAATTATTATTAGTTCCTCAATTTACATTATATGCTTCAACTAAAAAGAACAGACCTTCTTTTCATAAGGCATTATCACCAGATATTGCAACTGGTTTGTTTGATTATTTCACAGAAAAATGTGCGGAAGAGATTATTGTGGAAACAGGCGAATTCGGAGCATATATGAAAGTTGACTTATTAAATAATGGTCCAGTAACAATTCTTCTTGAAAAAGAAGCAGATGAATAA
- a CDS encoding GNAT family N-acetyltransferase, translated as MKFEIKKFNELSILELYAILRLRVEIFVVEQDCPYQDLDNKDQSAYHLIVKDNNEIVGVLRIIPEGVSYKEMAIGRLVVKESHRGQGIALKMMKKAINFIVNDLNKSKIRLSGQAYLIDFYQNLGFKRVSEVYLEDGIDHYEFLYENN; from the coding sequence ATGAAATTCGAGATTAAAAAATTCAATGAACTGTCAATTTTGGAGTTATATGCAATTTTAAGATTGAGAGTAGAAATATTTGTTGTAGAACAGGATTGTCCATATCAGGATTTGGATAATAAGGACCAAAGTGCATATCATTTAATCGTTAAGGATAATAATGAAATAGTTGGTGTTTTAAGAATAATTCCAGAGGGTGTTTCATATAAAGAAATGGCTATTGGCAGATTGGTAGTTAAGGAATCTCATAGGGGTCAAGGCATTGCTTTAAAAATGATGAAAAAAGCCATAAATTTTATTGTAAATGATTTAAACAAGTCAAAAATTAGATTATCCGGTCAGGCTTATTTGATTGATTTTTATCAAAATTTGGGATTTAAACGAGTTTCTGAAGTTTATCTGGAAGATGGTATTGACCATTATGAATTTTTATATGAAAATAATTAG
- a CDS encoding amidohydrolase family protein yields the protein MQKIINSHCHIYPEKIASRAVVGIKDFYDLDMSLNGKVSGLIEDGNKVGVTHYLVHSVATTPKQVKSINEFIAESVNTNPELFTGFGTLHPDSEDIQADFDYLIELGLKGVKLHPDFQLFSMDGEKAFKIGEIVNEGNVPLMVHCGDFRYNYSNPDQIKPFLEKFPDLTVIGAHFAGWSVWEEATEKLAGAPNLYVDLSSSLYGLSPEKAVELIHAYGADKVLWGTDYPMWESVSEMEYFNKLDLTEKERSQILYDNAAKLLGLI from the coding sequence ATGCAAAAGATTATAAATTCACATTGTCACATTTATCCAGAAAAAATAGCTTCAAGAGCTGTTGTTGGAATTAAAGACTTTTATGATTTAGATATGTCATTAAACGGAAAGGTCAGCGGTTTAATAGAAGATGGTAATAAAGTTGGTGTTACCCATTATCTAGTTCATTCTGTTGCAACAACTCCAAAGCAAGTAAAATCAATTAATGAATTTATTGCAGAATCCGTAAATACCAATCCAGAATTATTCACAGGATTTGGAACATTACACCCAGACAGTGAAGATATACAAGCTGATTTCGATTATTTAATTGAACTTGGTCTTAAAGGAGTCAAATTACATCCCGATTTCCAATTATTTTCAATGGATGGAGAGAAAGCATTTAAAATTGGAGAAATTGTAAACGAAGGAAATGTACCTTTAATGGTCCATTGTGGTGATTTTAGATACAATTATTCAAATCCTGATCAAATTAAACCATTTTTAGAAAAATTCCCAGATTTAACTGTAATAGGCGCTCATTTTGCAGGTTGGAGTGTATGGGAAGAAGCTACCGAAAAATTAGCTGGAGCACCTAACTTATATGTTGACTTAAGTTCAAGCTTATATGGATTAAGTCCTGAAAAAGCTGTAGAATTAATTCACGCATATGGTGCAGATAAAGTTTTATGGGGAACAGATTATCCTATGTGGGAATCAGTTAGTGAAATGGAATATTTCAACAAACTTGATTTAACCGAAAAGGAAAGATCCCAAATCCTATATGACAATGCTGCAAAATTATTAGGTTTAATTTAA
- a CDS encoding toxic anion resistance protein has protein sequence MAEFSLNVDEIKEDVETTLKEEEKKLEDSNLKNQAQGNAVAIFDTDLNNPNAREEILKPLDNFGLNEMSRSAAHNEMLATRFVDLTKGGKESDNIGENLLELNRQIKDLDPGKLDFTKKGVLGNLMNPIRKYFAKYEKAENAIADIVQSLDKSSKVLQNDNTTLLNEENYLREVTNKLLADIELAKQMDSSIEAQIQSAEIDGIDEEKIKFVREEILFPLRQRIMDMQQMIVVNQQGIVSLNVIRRNNKELIRGVKRAQNVTVSALRTGVMVASALYDQKIVMDKINIINSTTEHIIESTSHMLKEQGGEIQKHSAETMISPEVLKASFSEAIQAIEDVSTYKEQALPKMKETIMMFSDLADEGQKVVDKIETTNENILK, from the coding sequence ATGGCAGAATTTTCATTGAATGTTGATGAAATCAAAGAAGATGTTGAAACAACTTTAAAAGAAGAAGAAAAAAAATTAGAAGATTCTAATCTTAAAAATCAGGCACAAGGCAATGCAGTAGCAATTTTTGATACTGATTTAAACAATCCAAATGCAAGAGAAGAAATATTAAAACCATTGGATAACTTTGGTTTAAATGAAATGTCTAGGTCTGCAGCACATAATGAAATGTTGGCTACCAGATTTGTTGACTTGACAAAAGGTGGAAAGGAATCTGATAATATTGGTGAAAACTTGCTTGAGTTAAACAGACAAATAAAAGACTTGGATCCGGGTAAACTTGATTTCACCAAAAAAGGAGTTCTTGGAAATTTAATGAATCCTATCAGAAAATACTTTGCTAAATATGAAAAAGCAGAAAATGCAATAGCAGATATTGTTCAATCACTTGATAAAAGTAGTAAAGTCCTTCAAAATGATAATACCACTCTTTTAAATGAAGAAAATTATTTAAGGGAAGTAACCAATAAACTTCTTGCAGATATTGAACTCGCAAAACAGATGGATTCATCCATTGAAGCACAAATCCAGTCTGCCGAAATTGACGGAATTGATGAGGAAAAAATCAAATTTGTCCGTGAAGAAATATTATTCCCTCTCAGACAAAGAATTATGGACATGCAGCAAATGATTGTTGTAAATCAACAAGGTATTGTATCCCTTAATGTAATTAGAAGGAACAATAAGGAATTGATTCGTGGTGTTAAACGTGCACAAAATGTAACTGTTTCAGCATTAAGGACTGGTGTAATGGTTGCAAGTGCTTTATACGATCAAAAAATTGTAATGGATAAAATCAACATTATCAACTCCACAACTGAACACATCATTGAATCCACTTCACACATGCTTAAGGAACAAGGAGGGGAAATTCAAAAGCACAGTGCAGAGACTATGATTTCTCCTGAAGTTTTAAAAGCATCATTTTCAGAAGCAATTCAAGCTATTGAAGATGTAAGTACATATAAGGAACAAGCACTTCCTAAAATGAAAGAAACAATCATGATGTTTAGTGACCTCGCTGATGAAGGTCAAAAAGTCGTTGATAAAATAGAAACAACAAATGAAAACATATTGAAATAG
- a CDS encoding antibiotic biosynthesis monooxygenase codes for MDFIVVLAKIQPKEGCQDSILELSEELIFETLQEEGNIDYQLLKSNEDDSLTFVEKWESPEALKKHMASPHFLNFHDESGEFVESNDIQVLKASEVKF; via the coding sequence ATGGATTTCATAGTTGTTTTAGCAAAAATCCAACCTAAAGAAGGTTGCCAAGACAGTATATTAGAACTTTCCGAAGAGTTAATTTTTGAAACTTTACAGGAAGAAGGAAACATCGATTATCAATTATTAAAATCAAATGAAGATGATTCATTAACTTTTGTTGAAAAATGGGAAAGTCCAGAAGCTCTTAAAAAACACATGGCTTCACCACATTTCTTAAACTTCCATGATGAATCTGGCGAATTTGTTGAAAGTAATGATATTCAAGTTCTAAAAGCTAGTGAAGTCAAATTTTAA
- a CDS encoding malate dehydrogenase, with protein MVKVSIFGSTGTIGKNVAFTLAREDTVDEIVMVARPQSLDKAKGETYDMYDALSSRNIDCKLTPTCDFNDIKGSDVVLITAGIHRSPGMSRLDLAVPNAKIVDYYSRQIAEYAPDSIILVATNPVDVMTTVALKASGFNKMKVIGVGNHLDSLRLKNYFSRMVNINGSEVHTRVVGEHGENMVPLLSSTTIGGIPLKYFVEYVDMDVISLLQQLRNAGKTIISKKGATEYGPAFAISNIISTIITDTHKVLTVSCYLDGEVEGVEGVSLGVPAVTSKNGIAVIVPIHMSDYEKKSFIKAAETIRETTKHVNETLNI; from the coding sequence ATGGTAAAGGTAAGTATTTTTGGATCAACTGGAACAATAGGTAAAAACGTTGCATTTACCTTAGCAAGGGAAGATACAGTTGATGAAATTGTTATGGTTGCAAGACCTCAAAGTCTTGACAAGGCAAAAGGTGAAACTTATGACATGTATGATGCATTATCTTCAAGAAATATTGATTGTAAATTAACTCCTACATGTGATTTTAATGATATTAAAGGTTCTGATGTTGTGCTTATAACAGCAGGAATTCATCGTAGTCCTGGAATGAGTCGTCTTGATTTAGCTGTTCCTAATGCAAAAATTGTAGATTATTACTCAAGACAAATTGCAGAATATGCGCCAGATTCAATTATTTTGGTTGCAACAAATCCAGTGGACGTTATGACAACAGTTGCTCTTAAAGCTTCAGGATTTAATAAAATGAAAGTGATTGGTGTTGGAAACCACTTGGATTCACTTAGATTAAAAAACTATTTTTCAAGAATGGTCAATATCAATGGATCTGAAGTTCATACGAGGGTTGTTGGTGAGCATGGTGAGAATATGGTTCCTCTTTTAAGTTCAACTACTATTGGTGGTATTCCATTGAAATATTTTGTTGAATATGTTGATATGGATGTAATATCATTACTTCAGCAACTTAGAAATGCAGGAAAAACAATTATTTCCAAAAAAGGAGCAACTGAATACGGTCCTGCTTTTGCAATTTCAAACATTATTTCAACAATAATAACCGATACTCATAAGGTGTTAACAGTAAGTTGTTATTTGGATGGAGAAGTTGAAGGTGTTGAAGGTGTTTCTCTAGGTGTTCCAGCGGTTACTTCTAAAAATGGAATTGCTGTGATTGTTCCAATTCATATGAGTGACTATGAGAAAAAAAGTTTCATAAAAGCTGCAGAAACTATTCGTGAAACTACAAAGCATGTTAATGAAACTTTAAATATTTAA
- a CDS encoding alpha/beta hydrolase gives MNKKIKIAFLLVFAIIILFGIYYVNDYYHSEKTATDCLNSSGNVSVLKTSNGLLFDGPGNDSALIFYPGAKVEYTSYAPLLKNISNKGIDTYAVEMPFNLAILGQNSADEIIKNSSYNHYFIAGHSLGGSMAASYVNSTNNTEGLILFAAYPTNEIEKPVLSIYGSNDNVLNMEKYNDSKDLIKNNFTEFVIDGGNHAQFGYYGNQSGDGIAQISPELQQNQAANKIISFINDVLA, from the coding sequence ATGAATAAAAAAATTAAAATTGCTTTTTTACTTGTTTTTGCAATCATTATTTTGTTTGGAATATATTATGTAAATGATTATTATCATTCTGAAAAGACCGCCACAGACTGTTTAAACAGTAGTGGCAATGTTTCAGTATTGAAAACATCAAATGGATTATTGTTTGATGGCCCAGGCAATGATTCTGCATTGATTTTTTATCCTGGAGCCAAAGTGGAATATACTTCATATGCACCATTGCTTAAAAATATATCAAACAAAGGTATTGACACATATGCAGTTGAAATGCCATTCAATTTAGCTATTTTAGGTCAGAACAGTGCAGATGAAATTATCAAAAACTCTTCTTATAATCATTACTTCATAGCAGGTCATTCATTGGGTGGATCAATGGCGGCATCATACGTTAACAGTACAAACAATACTGAAGGATTAATATTGTTTGCTGCATATCCCACAAATGAAATTGAAAAACCAGTATTGTCAATTTATGGATCCAATGATAATGTATTGAACATGGAAAAATACAATGATTCAAAGGATTTGATTAAAAATAATTTCACTGAATTTGTAATTGATGGTGGAAATCATGCTCAATTCGGATACTATGGTAACCAGTCAGGTGATGGTATAGCTCAAATTTCACCAGAATTACAGCAAAATCAGGCTGCAAATAAAATTATATCATTTATAAATGATGTGTTAGCATGA
- a CDS encoding GGGtGRT protein: MSLFESYERRIDQITPVLEKYGIKDFEEAKQICLDKDFDPYEIVKGVQPICFENACWAYTLGAAIAIKQGCVKASEAAKAIGEGLQAFCIPGSVADDRQVGLGHGNLASMLLSDESECFAFLAGHESFAAAEGAIGIANSANEVREKPLRVILNGLGKDAALIISRINGFTHVETEFDYFTGEVKVVKEKAYSDGERAKVRCYGADDVREGVAIMHLEGVDVSITGNSTNPTRFQHPVAGTYKKECILQGKKYFSVASGGGTGRTLHPDNMAAGPASYGMTDTLGRMHSDAQFAGSSSVPAHVEMMGLIGMGNNPMVGASVAVAVAVEKAMKQ; this comes from the coding sequence ATGAGTTTATTTGAAAGTTATGAAAGAAGAATCGACCAAATCACTCCAGTTTTAGAAAAATATGGAATCAAAGACTTTGAAGAAGCAAAACAAATCTGTCTTGACAAAGATTTTGACCCATATGAAATCGTAAAAGGTGTTCAACCAATCTGTTTTGAAAATGCATGCTGGGCATATACTCTTGGTGCTGCAATTGCTATAAAACAAGGATGTGTAAAAGCATCTGAAGCTGCAAAAGCAATTGGTGAAGGTTTACAAGCATTTTGTATTCCTGGAAGTGTAGCAGATGACAGACAAGTAGGTTTAGGTCATGGTAACTTAGCATCAATGCTTTTAAGCGATGAAAGTGAATGTTTCGCATTCCTTGCAGGTCACGAAAGTTTCGCTGCAGCTGAAGGGGCAATAGGTATTGCAAATTCTGCAAATGAAGTACGTGAAAAACCTTTAAGAGTAATCTTAAATGGTCTTGGAAAAGATGCTGCATTAATCATTTCAAGAATCAACGGATTCACTCATGTTGAAACTGAATTTGACTATTTTACAGGTGAAGTGAAAGTAGTTAAAGAAAAAGCATACTCTGACGGTGAAAGAGCAAAAGTTAGATGTTATGGTGCTGATGATGTGCGTGAAGGTGTAGCTATTATGCATTTGGAAGGAGTTGATGTATCCATCACTGGTAACTCAACCAACCCAACACGTTTCCAACACCCCGTAGCTGGAACATATAAAAAAGAATGCATCTTGCAAGGTAAAAAATACTTCTCTGTTGCATCTGGTGGAGGAACAGGAAGAACTTTACACCCAGATAACATGGCAGCAGGTCCTGCTTCCTATGGTATGACCGATACTTTAGGACGTATGCACTCTGATGCTCAATTTGCTGGTTCATCATCAGTTCCTGCTCACGTAGAAATGATGGGATTAATCGGTATGGGTAACAATCCAATGGTTGGTGCATCTGTTGCAGTTGCAGTAGCTGTTGAAAAAGCAATGAAACAATAA